CACGACCCACACGGGTCTTGGGGGTCTTGGCGCCGGGGGCGGGACGGAGGTTGTGGATCTTCAGCGGGTTCTGCTCCGCCATGATCAGTCGACCTCCTCGACCGTCACGAGGTGGCGGACGGTGTGCACCATTCCGCGGAACTCGGGGCGGTCCTCCTTGACGACCACGGTGTTGATCCCTTTGAGACCAAGCGACCGCAGCGTGTCACGGTGGTTCTGCTTGCTGCCGATGTACGACTTCGTCTGCGTGATCTTGAGGCGGGCCATTACGCACCCGCTCCCGCACGCGCACGAAGCAGAGCCGCGGGGGCGACGTCCTCGAGGGGCAGACCGCGGCGGGCCGCGATCTCCTCGGGACGCTGAAGACCCTTCAGGGCCGCCACGGTCGCGTGCACGATGTTGATCGCGTTGTCGGAGCCGAGCGACTTCGACAGGATGTCGTGAACGCCGGCGCACTCGAGCACGGCACGCACCGGGCCACCGGCGATAACACCGGTACCGGGGGAAGCCGGCTTGAGCAGGACGACGCCCGCGGCCTTCTCACCCTGGATCGGGTGCGGGATGGTGCCCTGGATACGGGGGACCTTGAAGAAGTGCTTCTTGGCCTCCTCAACACCCTTGGCGATGGCGGCCGGCACCTCCTTGGCCTTGCCGTAACCGACACCCACGGTGCCGTCACCGTCGCCCACCACGACCAGCGCGGTGAAGCTGAAGCGACGACCACCCTTCACAACCTTGGCGACGCGGTTGATCGCGACAACGCGCTCAACGTACGCGGTCTTCTCGGCGGCAGCAGCGCCGCCGTCACGGCCCTTCCGGTCCCGCCGCTCGCCGCCACCGGCACCGCTTCCGCGGCGCTGGGGTCCAGCCATTGGATTTACCTCTCTCTTTTCCGCTAGCTACGAACGGCTCAGAACTTCAAGCCGGCTTCGCGGGCGGCGTCCGCCAGGGCGGCGATGCGCCCGGCGTACTGGTTGCCGCCACGGTCGAACACGACAGCCTCGACGCCGGCAGCCTTGGCACGCTCGGCCACGAGCTGGCCGACCTGCTTCGCCTTCGCCGACTTGTCGCCTTCGCCGCCGCGGATGGACGAGTCCAGGGTGGACGCCGACGCGAGGGTGTGACCCGCGATGTCGTCGATGACCTGAGCCGTGATGCCGCGGTTGGACCGGGTGACAACCAGACGCGGACGCGCCGGGGTACCCGAGATCTTCTTGCGGATGCGGATGTGGCGACGCTTCAGGGAAGCGCCCTTGTAGGCCTTGCCCTTGGCAATCTTCACGCCGTATGCCATGGCTTACTTACCAGCCTTTCCGACCTTGCGGCGGATGACCTCGCCCGCGTACTTCACGCCCTTGGCCTTGTACGGGTCGGGCTTGCGCAGCTTGCGGATGTTCGCGGCGACCTCGCCGACCTTCTGCTTGTCGATGCCCTCGACCGAGAACTTGGTCGGCGACTCGACCTTGAAGGAGATCCCCGCGGGGGCCTCCACCAGGATCGGGTGGCTGTAGCCGAGCTGGAACTCCAGGTTGGAGCCCTTCGCGGCGACGCGGTAACCGACACCGCTGATCTCGAGCGCCTTGACGTATCCCGTGGTCACACCGGTGATCATGTTGGCCACCAGCGTGCGGGACAGGCCGTGCAGGGCCTTGTTCTGACGCTCGTCGTTGGGGCGGGTGACGTTGAGAACGCCGTCCTCACCCTTCACGATCTCGATCGGCGCGGCAACGGTGTGGCTCAGGGTGCCCTTGGGGCCCTTCACCTGGACCGTACGGCCGTCGATGGTGACATCCACGCCGGCGGGAACCGGGATGGGGAGCTTGCCGATACGCGACATTGCTATTCCTCCGTTCCCGACTACCAGACGTAGGCGAGGACTTCCCCACCCACGCCCTTCTTCTGCGCCTGCTTGTCGGTGAGCAGACCGTGCGACGTGGAGATGATCGCCACGCCCAGGCCGCCGAGCACCTTCGGCAGGTTGGTGGACTTCGCGTAGACCCGGAGACCGGGCTTGGAGATCCGCTTGATGCCCGCGATGGAGCGCTCACGGTTCGGACCGAACTTCAGCTCGAGGACGAGGTTCTTGCCGACCTCGGCGTCCTCGACCTTCCAGCCCGTGATGAAGCCCTCCTGCTGGAGGATCTCCGCGATGTGCGACTTGATCTTGCTGTGCGGCATCGTCACGGAGTCGTGGTATGCCGAGTTCGCGTTACGCAGACGGGTCAGCATGTCCGCGATCGGATCAGTCATGGTCATGAATTGGCCTTCGGCCTCTCTCGCCGGGGTTTCCTGTATGCGCCATCCCTCTCCCCGCACTGGGGCGGGACGGGTGCGGCGCGGGGACCTACGGCGTAGTAAGTCGTATGGGCGGCGGGCGCCCAACCCCACAAGCCTACGGCATGTGGGGGTGGGCCCCGTCGACCAGTTGCTTACCGAGAGCCTCCGGTAATCCCCGAGTAGGGGATTACCAGGAGCTCTTGGTCACGCCCGGCAGCTCGCCACGGTGAGCCATCTCACGAAGGCACACACGGCACAGGCCGAACTTGCGGTACACGGAGTGCGGACGACCGCAGCGCTGGCAGCGGGTGTACGCGCGCACACCGAACTTGGGCTTACGAGCAGCCTTGGCAATCAGAGCCTTCTTCGCCATCTCGCTTACGCCTCCTTGAACGGGAAGCCGAGGTGACGGAGAAGGGCACGGCCCTCAGCGTCGTTGGTCGCCGTGGTCACCACGGTGATGTCCATACCCCGGACGCGGTCGATCTTGTCCTGGTCGATCTCGTGGAACATGACCTGCTCCGTGAGACCGAAGGTGTAGTTGCCACGGCCGTCGAACTGCTTGGGGGACAGGCCACGGAAGTCGCGGATGCGCGGCAGCGCGAGCGACAGGGTGCGGTCCAGGAACTCCCACATGCGGTCGCCACGGAGCGTGACGTGGGCACCGATCGGCTGACCCTCACGCAGCTTGAACTGCGCGATGGACTTGCGGGCCTTGGTGACGGCCGGCTTCTGACCGGTGATCGTGGTGAGGTCCTTGATGGCACCCTCGATCAGCTTGGAGTCGCGGGCGGCGTCGCCCACACCCATGTTGACCACGATCTTGACGAGGCCGGGAACCTGCATGACGTTCTCGTAGGAGAACTCCTCACGCAGCTTGCCCGCGATCTCCTCGCGGTACTTCGTCTTGAGACGCGGAGTGGTGGTGGTAGCCATCAGATGTCCTCACCCGTCCGCTTGGCAACGCGAACCTTGTTGCCCTCGTCGTCGAAGCGGTAACCGACGCGGGTCACGACCTTCTTGCCGTCCTTGTCCACGACGAGCTGAACGTTGCTCACGTGGATCGGGGCCTCGGTGGTGACGATGCCGCCGGCCTGCGAGGCACGACCCGGCTGGTTGGCCTTCGTGTGCTTCTTGACCCGGTTGACACCCTCGACCAGGACACGGTCCTCGCGGGGGAAGGCCGCGATGACCTTGCCCTGCTTGCCCTTGTCCTTACCGGTGATGACCTGGACCAGGTCGCCCTTCTTGATCTTCATGCTTACAGCACCTCCGGCGCGAGCGAGATGATCTTCATGAACTTCTTCTCGCGCAGCTCACGGCCCACCGGGCCGAAGATACGGGTGCCGCGAGGGTCGCCGTCGTTCTTCAGAATGACGGCGGCGTTCTCGTCGAAGCGGATGTACGAGCCGTCCTGGCGGCGGCGCTCCTTGACGGTGCGAACGATGACCGCCTTGACGACGTCACCCTTCTTCACGTTGCCACCGGGGATCGCGTCCTTGACGGTGGCGACGATGACGTCACCGATGCCCGCGTAGCGGCGGCCCGAGCCACCGAGAACACGGATGCAAAGGATCTCCTTGGCACCAGTGTTGTCGGCGACGCGAAGCCGCGACTCCTGCTGGATCACGTCTTATCTCCTGATCGTCTGCCGGTTCCCCGGGGACCGCGTGAACAGTCCCCGGAGCCTGGCGGAACTAGTGCTGGAGCCCGAGGCCCCAGCGGGGGGCATGCGGAGGGCTCCCATCGGGAAGCCCCCGCAAAATTACTTGGCCTTCTCGAGGATCTCGACGACGCGCCAGCGCTTCGTCGCGGACAGCGGCCGGGTCTCCATCAGGAGGACGCGGTCGCCGACACCCGCGGCGTTCTGCTCGTCGTGCGCCTTGAGCTTGTTGGTACGGCGGATGACCTTGCCGTACAGCGCGTGCTTGACGCGGTCCTCGACGGCGACGACGACGGTCTTGTCCATCTTGTCGCTGACGACCAGACCCTCACGGGTCTTGCGGAAGCCGCGCTCCTCGGTCTTCTTCTCAGTCACGTTGCTCTCGCTCATCAGGCGCTCTCCACCGTCTCGATGCCCAGCTCGCGCTCACGCATCAGGGTGTAGATCCGGGCGATGTCCTTACGGACGGACTTGAGCCGGCCGTGGTTCTCGAGCTGGCCCGTCGCCGCCTGGAAGCGGAGATTGAACAGCTCTTCCTTGGCCTCGCGGAGCTTGGCGACAAGCTCCTCGTTGCCCAGCTCGCGCAGCTCGGACGCCTTGGTACCGGCCGACATCACGCTTCACCTGCCTCGCGCTTGACGATCCGGCACTTCATCGGCAGCTTGTGGGCCGCACGAGTCAGAGCCTCACGCGCAATCTTCTCGTTCGGGTAGGACAGCTCGAACATGACCCGGCCCGGGTGCACGTTCGCGACCCACCACTCCGGGGAACCCTTACCGGAACCCATGCGGGTCTCGGCGGGCTTCTTGGTCAGCGGGCGGTCCGGGTAGATGTTGATCCAGACCTTGCCGCCACGCTTGATGTGGCGGGTCATCGCGATACGAGCCGCCTCGATCTGGCGGTTGGTCACGTACGCCGGAGTCATGGCCTGGATGCCGTACTCGCCGAACGCAACCGTCGTACCGCCCTTGGCCATGCCGCGGCGCTTGGGGTGGTGCTGCTTGCGGTGCTTGACCCTACGGGGGATCAGCATTTCGGTCAGGCCTCCGTTCCGGTGCTCTCAGCCGGAGCAGCGGCAGCGGCCTCGGCCTTGGGGGCCTCGGCAGCAGCGCCCTGCTGCGGCTTGCGACCGCGACCGCCACGCTCGCCACCGCGGCCACCACGGGCCGGGCGGTCGGCGCCGCCACGGGCCGGGCGGTTGCCGGCGCGGGCAGCGGCGTTCTCGGCGCGGACCTCGGCGATGTTCTTGACGTCGCCCTTGTAGATCCAGACCTTCACACCGATGCGGCCGAAGGTGGTCTTGGCCTCGAAGAAGCCGTACTCGACGTTCGCGCGGAGCGTGTGCAGCGGCACACGGCCCTCGCGGTAGAACTCCGAGCGGGACATCTCGGCGCCGCCGAGACGGCCACCACACTGGATCTTGATGCCCTTGGCGCCCGCCTTCATCGCCGACTGCATGCTCTTGCGCATGGCACGGCGGAAGGAGACACGGGAGGACAGCTGCTCGGCCACGGCCTGGGCCACGAGCTGAGCGTCGACCTCGGGGTTCTTGACCTCGAGGATGTTCAGCTGGACCTGCTTGCCCGTGAGCTTCTCGAGCTGACCACGGATCTTGTCGGCCTCCGCGCCGCGGCGGCCGATGACGATGCCGGGACGCGCGGTGTGGATGTCCACCCGCACGCGGTCACGGGTGCGCTCGATCTCGACCTTCGAGATACCGGCGCGCTCCATGCCGGACGTCAGCATCCGACGGATGGCGACGTCTTCCTTGACGTAGTCCTTGTACAGCTTGTCGGCGTACCAGCGGGACTTGAAGTCCGTGGTGATGCCGAGCCGGAACCCGTGCGGGTTTACCTTCTGGCCCATTACCGGGTTCCTTCCTTGCTGCTGACGACCACGGTGATGTGGCTGGTCCGCTTGCGGATCCGGTAGGCACGGCCCTGGGCACGCGGACGGAACCGCTTCAGGGTCGGGCCCTCGTCGACGTACGCCTCGCTGATGAACAGCGTGGAGGCGTCCGTGTGGTCGTAGTTGTGCGCGGCGTTGGCGATGGCGCTGTCCAGCACCTTGCCAACCGGCACGCTCGCGGCCTGCGGGGCGAAACGCAGGACCGCCTGAGCCTCCGTGGCATCCATGCCACGGATGAGGTCCACCACGCGGCGGGCCTTCATGGGCGTGACGCGGATGTACCGCGCCTGGGCCCTGGCTTCCATGGTTGTCCCTTCGGTGTAAGTCATAGTCGTTCCACCCCGCGGTTAGCGGCGCTTCGACTTCCGGTCGTCCTTGACGTGGCCGCGGAAGGTGCGAGTCGGCGAGAACTCGCCGAGCTTGTGGCCGACCATCGACTCGGTGACGAACACCGGGATGTGGGTCTTGCCGTTGTGCACCGCGATCGTGTGGCCCAGCATGGCCGGGACGATCATCGAGCGACGGGACCAGGTCTTGATGACGTTCTTGGTGCCTGCTTCGTTCTGGACGTCCACCTTCTTGATGAGGTGGTCGTCGACGAAGGGCCCCTTCTTGAGACTGCGCGGCATCTAAACCCGCTCCTAGCGCTTCTTGTTCGTCTTGCGGCGGCGGACGATGTACTTGTTGCTCGCCTTCTTGGGAGAACGAGTACGACCCTCCTTCTGACCCCACGGGGAGACCGGGTGGCGACCACCGGAGGTCTTGCCCTCACCACCACCGTGCGGGTGGTCGACCGGGTTCATGGCGACACCGCGGACGGTCGGGCGGACGCCCTTCCAGCGCATACGGCCGGCCTTGCCCCAGTTGATGTTCGACTGCTCGGCGTTGCCGACCTCGCCGACAGTGGCGCGGCAGCGGACGTCGACCAGGCGGATCTCACCGGACGGCATGCGCAGGTGGGCCATGGAGCCCTCCTTCGCCAGCAGCTGCACGGAGGCACCCGCGGAGCGGGCGAACTTCGCGCCGCCGCCGGGCCGCAGCTCGATGGCGTGGATGGTCGTACCGACCGGGATGTTGCGCAGCGCCAGGTTGTTGCCGGGCTTGATGTCGGCGCCGGCGCCGTTCTCGATCCGGTCGCCCTGGTTCAGGCCACGCGGAGCGATGATGTAGCGCTTCTCGCCGTCCGCGTAGTGCAGGAGCGCGATGCGCGCGGTGCGGTTGGGGTCGTACTCGATGTGCGCGACCTTGGCCGGCACGCCGTCCTTGTCATGACGACGGAAGTCGATCACACGGTAGGCGCGCTTGTGGCCACCACCCTGGTGGCGAACGGTCACACGACCGGCGTTGTTACGGCCGCCCTTGC
This DNA window, taken from Streptomyces sp. SCSIO 30461, encodes the following:
- the rpmD gene encoding 50S ribosomal protein L30 gives rise to the protein MARLKITQTKSYIGSKQNHRDTLRSLGLKGINTVVVKEDRPEFRGMVHTVRHLVTVEEVD
- the rpsE gene encoding 30S ribosomal protein S5 produces the protein MAGPQRRGSGAGGGERRDRKGRDGGAAAAEKTAYVERVVAINRVAKVVKGGRRFSFTALVVVGDGDGTVGVGYGKAKEVPAAIAKGVEEAKKHFFKVPRIQGTIPHPIQGEKAAGVVLLKPASPGTGVIAGGPVRAVLECAGVHDILSKSLGSDNAINIVHATVAALKGLQRPEEIAARRGLPLEDVAPAALLRARAGAGA
- the rplR gene encoding 50S ribosomal protein L18 produces the protein MAYGVKIAKGKAYKGASLKRRHIRIRKKISGTPARPRLVVTRSNRGITAQVIDDIAGHTLASASTLDSSIRGGEGDKSAKAKQVGQLVAERAKAAGVEAVVFDRGGNQYAGRIAALADAAREAGLKF
- the rplF gene encoding 50S ribosomal protein L6, yielding MSRIGKLPIPVPAGVDVTIDGRTVQVKGPKGTLSHTVAAPIEIVKGEDGVLNVTRPNDERQNKALHGLSRTLVANMITGVTTGYVKALEISGVGYRVAAKGSNLEFQLGYSHPILVEAPAGISFKVESPTKFSVEGIDKQKVGEVAANIRKLRKPDPYKAKGVKYAGEVIRRKVGKAGK
- the rpsH gene encoding 30S ribosomal protein S8, with the protein product MTMTDPIADMLTRLRNANSAYHDSVTMPHSKIKSHIAEILQQEGFITGWKVEDAEVGKNLVLELKFGPNRERSIAGIKRISKPGLRVYAKSTNLPKVLGGLGVAIISTSHGLLTDKQAQKKGVGGEVLAYVW
- a CDS encoding type Z 30S ribosomal protein S14 is translated as MAKKALIAKAARKPKFGVRAYTRCQRCGRPHSVYRKFGLCRVCLREMAHRGELPGVTKSSW
- the rplE gene encoding 50S ribosomal protein L5, producing the protein MATTTTPRLKTKYREEIAGKLREEFSYENVMQVPGLVKIVVNMGVGDAARDSKLIEGAIKDLTTITGQKPAVTKARKSIAQFKLREGQPIGAHVTLRGDRMWEFLDRTLSLALPRIRDFRGLSPKQFDGRGNYTFGLTEQVMFHEIDQDKIDRVRGMDITVVTTATNDAEGRALLRHLGFPFKEA
- the rplX gene encoding 50S ribosomal protein L24, whose protein sequence is MKIKKGDLVQVITGKDKGKQGKVIAAFPREDRVLVEGVNRVKKHTKANQPGRASQAGGIVTTEAPIHVSNVQLVVDKDGKKVVTRVGYRFDDEGNKVRVAKRTGEDI
- the rplN gene encoding 50S ribosomal protein L14; the encoded protein is MIQQESRLRVADNTGAKEILCIRVLGGSGRRYAGIGDVIVATVKDAIPGGNVKKGDVVKAVIVRTVKERRRQDGSYIRFDENAAVILKNDGDPRGTRIFGPVGRELREKKFMKIISLAPEVL
- the rpsQ gene encoding 30S ribosomal protein S17 codes for the protein MSESNVTEKKTEERGFRKTREGLVVSDKMDKTVVVAVEDRVKHALYGKVIRRTNKLKAHDEQNAAGVGDRVLLMETRPLSATKRWRVVEILEKAK
- the rpmC gene encoding 50S ribosomal protein L29 encodes the protein MSAGTKASELRELGNEELVAKLREAKEELFNLRFQAATGQLENHGRLKSVRKDIARIYTLMRERELGIETVESA
- the rplP gene encoding 50S ribosomal protein L16; translated protein: MLIPRRVKHRKQHHPKRRGMAKGGTTVAFGEYGIQAMTPAYVTNRQIEAARIAMTRHIKRGGKVWINIYPDRPLTKKPAETRMGSGKGSPEWWVANVHPGRVMFELSYPNEKIAREALTRAAHKLPMKCRIVKREAGEA
- the rpsC gene encoding 30S ribosomal protein S3, producing MGQKVNPHGFRLGITTDFKSRWYADKLYKDYVKEDVAIRRMLTSGMERAGISKVEIERTRDRVRVDIHTARPGIVIGRRGAEADKIRGQLEKLTGKQVQLNILEVKNPEVDAQLVAQAVAEQLSSRVSFRRAMRKSMQSAMKAGAKGIKIQCGGRLGGAEMSRSEFYREGRVPLHTLRANVEYGFFEAKTTFGRIGVKVWIYKGDVKNIAEVRAENAAARAGNRPARGGADRPARGGRGGERGGRGRKPQQGAAAEAPKAEAAAAAPAESTGTEA
- the rplV gene encoding 50S ribosomal protein L22, which encodes MEARAQARYIRVTPMKARRVVDLIRGMDATEAQAVLRFAPQAASVPVGKVLDSAIANAAHNYDHTDASTLFISEAYVDEGPTLKRFRPRAQGRAYRIRKRTSHITVVVSSKEGTR
- the rpsS gene encoding 30S ribosomal protein S19; its protein translation is MPRSLKKGPFVDDHLIKKVDVQNEAGTKNVIKTWSRRSMIVPAMLGHTIAVHNGKTHIPVFVTESMVGHKLGEFSPTRTFRGHVKDDRKSKRR
- the rplB gene encoding 50S ribosomal protein L2 translates to MGIRKYKPTTPGRRGSSVADFVEITRSTPEKSLVRPLHSKGGRNNAGRVTVRHQGGGHKRAYRVIDFRRHDKDGVPAKVAHIEYDPNRTARIALLHYADGEKRYIIAPRGLNQGDRIENGAGADIKPGNNLALRNIPVGTTIHAIELRPGGGAKFARSAGASVQLLAKEGSMAHLRMPSGEIRLVDVRCRATVGEVGNAEQSNINWGKAGRMRWKGVRPTVRGVAMNPVDHPHGGGEGKTSGGRHPVSPWGQKEGRTRSPKKASNKYIVRRRKTNKKR